A single region of the Ptychodera flava strain L36383 chromosome 9, AS_Pfla_20210202, whole genome shotgun sequence genome encodes:
- the LOC139141117 gene encoding glycoprotein-N-acetylgalactosamine 3-beta-galactosyltransferase 1-like isoform X2: MNYFTQGVFSRMTRKIPLFIVRLCIMILLVTFLNQVIVRPSAKYERGLNITGNVFHEKLIRQNETTTRGSLFDKVRILCIVTTWPKTMSRLQAVKQTWGKRCNKIVYVSSSASPERQVIGLNVTEGYEMLWGKTKAAFQYVRNHHSDDADWFLKADDDTYVILENLRTFLDAHDPQNLIYFGHRFHYPETNQSYMSGGAGYTLSKAGLVRLVDVGLSNDSLCQKGEKGIEDVLMGQCLERLGVQHGDSRDRSGRNRFLPLKLDKYFQEKLHRWLYDYEYYPAVSGNTLQCRRNLLTSWTPETRHSGRRG; the protein is encoded by the exons ATGAACTATTTCACGCAAGGAGTATTTTCTCGGATGACAAGGAAAATCCCATTGTTTATCGTACGACTCTGTATCATGATCCTTCTTGTTACTTTCCTAAATCAAGTCATCGTTCGTCCATCGGCCAAGTATGAACGCGGTCTCAACATCACTGGCAATGTCttccatgaaaaattgataCGTCAGAATG AAACAACAACCCGTGGGAGTCTGTTCGATAAAGTACGAATCCTATGTATCGTTACAACATGGCCGAAAACCATGTCTAGGTTGCAAGCCGTCAAGCAGACATGGGGTAAACGCTGCAACAAAATTGTATATGTTAGCAGCAGTGCGAGTCCTGAACGCCAGGTTATCGGTCTGAATGTCACCGAAGGTTACGAAATGCTCTGGGGAAAGACGAAGGCCGCCTTCCAGTACGTTCGCAATCACCATTCGGACGATGCTGATTGGTTCCTCAAGGCTGACGATGATACCTACGTCATCCTTGAAAATTTGAGAACCTTCCTTGATGCACACGACCCCCAAAACCTCATCTATTTCGGGCACCGATTTCATTATCCGGAAACCAATCAAAGCTACATGAGCGGAGGTGCTGGATACACCCTGAGTAAAGCTGGACTGGTAAGGTTGGTGGATGTAGGTTTGAGCAATGATAGCTTGTGTCAAAAAGGTGAAAAAGGTATTGAAGATGTTCTGATGGGGCAATGCTTGGAAAGATTAGGTGTACAACACGGAGATTCACGAGATAGGTCTGGTAGAAATCGTTTCTTGCCTCTCAAATTGGACAAGTATTTTCAGGAAAAGTTGCATAGATGGCTGTATGACTACGAATACTACCCAGCTGTTTCG